TATTTAATGATgatatatttacataataaaCTAAATGAATTATTTCTTTTTTGCCAAGAAATGAATGatttctttatataaaaaacTCTTTATTACGAGAGGCTCAGAaactctttatttataatataacaaGGCTCAAAAACTCCACGCACCTAGCAAATGTtagtttttacctttttttatttataaattattcagTGACGTAATACAACATATAGATATATGAATggaaaattttctcaaatagcaatttttaaattttttgtcacaaaataaccttaaaaaaataaccaaaatagtttttttttattttgaaaattttagtatttattttttattttctaaaatttgaaactctatccccAAAATATCATTCATTGACTTTAAACCCtgaatctagattagttaacccttgaataaaatttattttggtcattttcttcactaaagactatttttgtgacaaaaacttaaaaatggttATCCTAGAGATTTTCtctatatgttatataaatatttttaggtttctacAAATTTACCCAGATTCGGAAGAATCGACTCGAACTCCATccgaaaatttataaaatccgaaaaaaatttaattttaaaatccaaaaaaaaaaaattgatacctGAAAAATTGATCTCTATATGAACTTGTACATGAATGCATTTGTCTAACTCGTTGTGTAAAtgcatgaaatttttttttttgttagccgGTTTGAATTTTTGTTGCTAATGAAAAATTTCATTTGAACATGTCAAATTATTATGGTTAACACGAAAAATAAATGACATcgaataatgaaaaaaatataaaaaatgtaataaaatattttaaactaggtaaattttgttttgtacttttgtaataaatgtgtcgaattatttggaaaaaaaacaataaatgaagtagataaaattaattaagaaatgaaaaagaagtaagaaatcattttaaaataggaaaatattgttttgcacatcatttttaatagaatagataataaACCAGCATTTTTAGCAACGATATttcatcttttaattttaaaatagggTGGTtgcacaaaaacaaaattaattaaataggGTAATACGTAcacaaacaataaatttaagGCCCAGCCCAAAAGAAAATATCAACGGCTCGTGTTTGTTTGATTGATCCACTTCGGTTGAATATTCTTGGCGGTTGAAGATCTCCACGTGTCACACTCTAATCTCATAGATTAACTGTTACTCATCGCACAGCCGTTCGATTGTCGCACCacgtaaataaaaagaaaaagaaaaaggaataaAACAAACGcggaaaaacaaaaaagaaaaaaaaaaagcgaatCCGTTTTTACTTACCTCTCTTGACTCACGCCCAAATCGACGGTGGACTTTCgtcggagaagaagatgaagcagaGAACGTGGCCACCAGGCCCATCGGAAGGATCCCGATTCACCTCCTTATCCTTCTCAAAACTCCACGACAAGGAGAAACGAAGCAGATTCTCAATCCGAGCAGCGACGACGACGAAGTCAATCTCAaaatcctcctcctcctcgccTCCGCCTCCGACGAACGACGCCGGAGACTTCTCGATGCTCCCCTTCGACATCCTGACGAAAATCGCGGCGCCGCTGAGCCTCCCGAACCTCCAGGCGGCGTCGTCGGTGTGCCGATCGTGGAGAGACGCGCTCCAGCCGCTGAGGGAGTCGATGCTGCTTCTCCGGTGGGGGAAGCGGTTCAAGCACGGGAGGGGAGGCGTCAAGGCGAACTTGGACAAGGCTCTCGATTCGTTTCTGAAAGGAGCCGCGCGTGGATCCACGCTCGCGATGGTTGACGCGGGGCTTGTGTATTGGGAGAAGGgggagaaggagaaggcggTGGGGTTGTATAGGAGAGCTGCGGAGCTTGGTGATGCCGTTGGTCAATGCAATTTGGGGATCTCTTATCTCCAAGGTGAGGGATTCTTGTTGTAATTAGAGTtgtttagggttcgaatttgGTTGATTTTGTGTCTTCAGGTCAACCTTCAGATCCTAAGGAAGCGATGAAGTGGTTGAAACAATCTGCGGAGAACGGTTATGTTCGAGCACAGTATCAGATAGCTCTTTGTTTACACCAAGGCAGGGTCGTGCAGACCAATCTGCTAGAAGCTGTATGTTGCCTTCTCTCTTGTCTAGTTGAGATTCTATATATCTGTCTTCCATGTGGATGTATATTGATGGCTGCACACACTCATAGTGGAGTCTTATAATGCTATGTTTGGTAGTTCATTtgtggaattttttttgtcttcttgttcttctgatCTTTTCTTTCCTTGTCTAATTGAGTTTCTATATATAGATGTCTTCTTGTGGCGGGGTGCTGCACGCAATCTCGATtaaaaattgcatttttttgtatatttattgcTGCACATACTCGGTTTAGTGTGATAATGCTTTGTTTGGACATGTGGGTTAGTTCATTTGTGGAAATGTTTTTTGCCTTGTGTCTTATCCACAAACTTTCTCATGTGATTTGATCATTTCTCCTTTTTGACAGACTAAATGGTACCTAAAGGCAGCAGAAGGTGGGTATGTAAGAGCCATGTATAACATTTCGCTTTGTTACTCGGTTGGAGAAGGGTTACCACAAAACCGTAAGCTAGCAAGAAGGTGGATGAAACGCGCAGCTGATCATGGACACAGTAAAGCTCAGTTTGAGCATGGCCTTGCCTTATTTTCTGTAAGTATATCTCTAATCATACCTCAATAATCAATTCAATTCAACAAAAGGCGTGTTAAAGCTTTACTTTTGGTTATATAGACCATGTTAGAGTATTGTGTGTGACtagatgaaaaaaaattggGGAAGTTTGCAATAGAGTTGGATTTTCGATTTTAGGCTTATGCAAGGAGTTTGAGATTGAACTGATGATGAATGAATCTATGATTTTGATGAGCAGGAAAGAGCGTTGTTGAAAGCAGTAATGTACTTAGAACTCGCTGAGCGTGGTGGCGAGACGGGTGCGGGTCACGTCAAAGAAGTTATACACCAACAGCTTTCTGCAACTTCTCGTGATCATGCCATAAACCAAGCCAATAACTGGCGTGCGTTACCAGCTACTCGCTGAGTCTCCATCTTTTGAGTACAGATACATTGAGGAGTCATAGTAGCTCTTTGTAATAACAGTTTGGTGATACGAAATATCATATATGAAATTTGTGCCTGCCTCTTTTTCCCCGTTCACTTAACAGAGTTCAATTATTCAATACTTCAGCAGCTAATGTGAGTCGACCTTTCAAAAATCTCCCAACATCAACGAAGTTTATGAACAATAAAGGAGCTAGTAGTAACGGACTAACGGTACATATGAAAAGATGAAAGAAGTTTTCATATAtagttttcatatataaataaaatataatatggcGGATGGTTTACCAAATCTTGCGTACAAACAATAGTATGAATTatcaacaagctgagtactggTTCACTCCACAAGCTTTACTGTACGATGGTGGAACAGCAAGACACGCATAACCGATCATGCTccaaattataaatgttttgagaATTTCTACGATTTGGTTGACTGATCAAATTCAATCTACACAATATTATAACGACAAGAGAAATGAACTATGAATGCAAGTATCGATCTGAAGATGTTCCAAACATGCATATGGTCCTACCAAGTAATATTTAATTGACGATGAATGAACTTCAGATCAACAATCATGCCAGTATAGTGACACAACCACTGATTAATAACTTAATCTGAATTATAAATCTACTGAATTGCGTAAAAAAACAAGAACCCGCGAAAATGGAAAGGCAAAAATTCCAGAATCTCAATGACATAACAACCATGTTCCAATCTCCAAAACAGGGATAAGTTTTAGTGAAGATTCAACAATAAAAAgcaaaaatgagaaaataaaaCTTGTGATAAACCTAAGCAGTGAGCACCACGGCACCGCCAGCTTCCTTGATCTTCTTCTCAGCAGTCTTCGAGATAAGCTTGGCCTTCACCACAAACGGCTTGTTCTCAGGCAAATGACCTTTCCCCAACACCTTAAAGAACCCGTGCTGCGTCACGTCGATCAACGGAACCTTATCCTTCGTAGCCTTCGCCTTCACATCCTCAGGGACCAACGACCAAAGCCTGTCGAGGTTGACGATCGGGCAGAAGAACTTGTTGCGAAGCTTGTGGAAGTACCGCATACCGACTTTGCCGAAGTAACCGGGATGGTACTTGTCGAAGAGGATCCTGTGGTGGTGCATACCTCCTGCGTTACCACGACCTCCGGGATGCTTTCGGTGCTTTCCGACACGACCGTGTCCGGCGCTGACGTGGCCACGCTTCTTCCTGTTCTTCTTGAATCTGGTCGTCATTTTCGCCGATCTCTCGAACCTTTCCCTCCTGCGGCTAGGGCTTCTGTAGAAGGAAGAAGCACAGATTATAAAGACTAGAGGATATTCACTCACTCTCTGTGAGCATTCCTAGGGTTTTCATTTTTAGCTGGACCCTTTTGTGATATGGGCCTAGTGCGGTAAAAGCCCAATAAAACATGTGTTTTCATTTTGAGCCTTGCTCTCGAAACGACGTCGTTGAACAGAAAGGTTTCCTTCAAAGAAGAGTGAGTTCACCACCATATGATCGAATCTCCACTCCTAGGTTACGAAGGTTGTTTAGGTTTTTTGTTGATTCTTCACTCCATACTCCATAGTACAGACACAGcgttttcttataattagtgaTTAGTATCAACTACGTGCCGTTTTCCAGGTAAAATATAGGAAAACGTTCAAGACGACACGCAGTTTGACAGAATTTTTGAAGTCAAATCCAAAACAGTTAATAGGCCAGCCCAATACATGTAATGGGCTTTTTAGATTAGAAAAGAAACCGAATGATATCTTCTTTGTCGCGTGCACGCTAAATCATTTCACAGATAAACCAATTCTCTGCGGTGGAGCGAGTAAAATCGAGAGGATTCGCGAGAGATCGATCTAATCTA
This Brassica napus cultivar Da-Ae chromosome C6, Da-Ae, whole genome shotgun sequence DNA region includes the following protein-coding sequences:
- the LOC106405628 gene encoding 60S ribosomal protein L27a-3-like, coding for MTTRFKKNRKKRGHVSAGHGRVGKHRKHPGGRGNAGGMHHHRILFDKYHPGYFGKVGMRYFHKLRNKFFCPIVNLDRLWSLVPEDVKAKATKDKVPLIDVTQHGFFKVLGKGHLPENKPFVVKAKLISKTAEKKIKEAGGAVVLTA
- the LOC106405626 gene encoding F-box protein At1g70590, encoding MKQRTWPPGPSEGSRFTSLSFSKLHDKEKRSRFSIRAATTTKSISKSSSSSPPPPTNDAGDFSMLPFDILTKIAAPLSLPNLQAASSVCRSWRDALQPLRESMLLLRWGKRFKHGRGGVKANLDKALDSFLKGAARGSTLAMVDAGLVYWEKGEKEKAVGLYRRAAELGDAVGQCNLGISYLQGQPSDPKEAMKWLKQSAENGYVRAQYQIALCLHQGRVVQTNLLEATKWYLKAAEGGYVRAMYNISLCYSVGEGLPQNRKLARRWMKRAADHGHSKAQFEHGLALFSERALLKAVMYLELAERGGETGAGHVKEVIHQQLSATSRDHAINQANNWRALPATR